The Microbulbifer hydrolyticus genome has a segment encoding these proteins:
- the ptsN gene encoding PTS IIA-like nitrogen regulatory protein PtsN translates to MTLEALLSPRLSLCHLAGSSKKKLLLNIAQAISEQYPDLDSDTVFNQLVARERLGSTGIGEGVAIPHCRLPGCEQPIGVLCTTSPAVDFDAIDRQPVDLLFALLVPEDSEQEHLDTLAEIAALFSDSRVREKLREATTSDDLYALAINSAAAA, encoded by the coding sequence ATGACATTGGAAGCATTACTCTCTCCCCGCCTGAGCCTTTGCCATCTGGCGGGGAGCAGCAAGAAAAAGCTGTTACTCAACATCGCCCAGGCGATCTCAGAACAATACCCCGATCTGGATTCCGATACCGTGTTCAACCAGCTGGTAGCCCGGGAACGCCTGGGCTCCACCGGTATTGGCGAGGGTGTTGCCATCCCCCACTGCCGCCTGCCCGGCTGTGAGCAGCCCATCGGCGTTCTCTGTACTACCTCTCCCGCCGTAGATTTTGATGCCATCGACCGCCAGCCGGTTGACCTGCTTTTCGCATTGCTGGTTCCTGAAGACTCCGAGCAGGAGCACCTGGACACATTGGCGGAAATTGCCGCCCTGTTCAGCGACAGCCGCGTACGCGAAAAGCTGCGTGAAGCCACCACCAGCGACGACCTCTACGCACTGGCCATAAACAGCGCCGCCGCGGCATAA
- a CDS encoding HPr family phosphocarrier protein has translation MQKSRITIINKLGLHARAASKFAQTSARFSSEVKVHCQGKAVDGKSVMALMLLAAGKGVELELEICGRDEDAAHEAICMLINDRFGEGE, from the coding sequence ATGCAAAAAAGCCGCATCACCATCATTAACAAACTCGGGCTCCACGCCCGCGCCGCAAGTAAATTTGCCCAGACCAGTGCGCGCTTCTCTTCGGAAGTGAAAGTGCATTGCCAGGGCAAAGCGGTGGATGGGAAAAGTGTTATGGCACTGATGCTGCTTGCCGCCGGCAAAGGCGTGGAGCTCGAGCTGGAAATCTGCGGCCGCGACGAAGACGCCGCACACGAAGCCATCTGCATGTTGATCAACGACCGGTTTGGCGAAGGCGAATAA
- a CDS encoding flavin prenyltransferase UbiX: MTGASGAQYGLRLLQCLLAARVRVWLLLSDAARIVIDTETDVSLPEDESRTEAFLRELYGAEEGQLTLFGKRDWFSPVASGTGAANSLVVCPASGGTLSAVACGASNNLIERAADVALKERRQLILVPREAPYSEIHLENMLKLTRMGAVILPASPGFYQKPRTVEDLVDFVVARILSQLGIDQTLLPPWGEY, from the coding sequence ATGACCGGTGCCTCTGGTGCCCAGTATGGGCTGCGTCTGTTGCAGTGCCTGCTGGCGGCGCGAGTGCGGGTATGGCTATTGCTCTCGGATGCCGCACGCATCGTGATCGACACCGAAACCGATGTGTCCCTGCCGGAGGACGAAAGCCGTACTGAGGCATTTTTGCGTGAGCTGTATGGCGCGGAAGAGGGGCAGTTGACCCTGTTTGGCAAGCGTGACTGGTTCTCGCCAGTTGCCTCCGGCACGGGCGCCGCCAACAGTCTGGTCGTGTGCCCGGCCAGTGGTGGCACACTGTCGGCAGTCGCTTGCGGGGCCTCCAACAACCTGATCGAGCGCGCGGCGGATGTTGCGCTGAAAGAGCGCCGGCAGCTGATCCTGGTGCCGCGAGAGGCACCTTATTCAGAGATCCACCTGGAAAATATGCTGAAGCTCACGCGTATGGGTGCGGTGATTCTGCCGGCCAGTCCCGGCTTTTATCAGAAGCCGCGCACGGTGGAGGACCTGGTGGATTTTGTGGTGGCCAGAATCCTGAGCCAACTCGGTATTGACCAGACACTGCTGCCCCCCTGGGGCGAGTATTGA
- the mgtE gene encoding magnesium transporter yields MKFRAQNQLGELYAALDSGTGREVQRMLHSLSPQSIAELLESSPPRIRQVLWKLIDREVEGEVLQELPDEIQSQILATMDTEEMVAVMEGLDADDVADILQQLPERVMAEVLSAMSESDRQRVEGVLAYDEETAGGLMDTDIVSVRPNLHLDVVLRYLRRHEQLPESTDNLFVVNRKDRFIGLLPLTKLLTTDPSVTVREIMITDVEPIPADMPDDEVAQLFAKYDWITAPVVDEEKRLLGRITIDDVVDVIREDADHSLMSLAGLDEEEDTFAPVKRTAPRRAVWLGINLLTALLASWVINLFQDTIDKVVALAVLMPIVASMGGVAGSQTLTVVIRGMALGQVGRSNLSWLLSRELGSGALNAILWSTVMGGVAALWFGDTRIALIIIAAMVINLITAAFAGAILPVALRAMRIDPALAGGVALTTVTDVVGFMSFLGLATWFFA; encoded by the coding sequence ATTAAATTCCGCGCCCAGAACCAGCTCGGCGAGCTGTACGCTGCGCTGGACAGTGGCACCGGGCGCGAGGTACAGCGCATGCTGCACTCGCTCTCCCCCCAGAGTATTGCAGAACTGCTGGAAAGCTCCCCGCCGCGCATCCGTCAGGTCCTTTGGAAGCTGATTGACCGCGAGGTGGAAGGCGAGGTTCTGCAGGAGCTTCCCGACGAGATCCAGAGTCAGATACTCGCCACCATGGACACCGAGGAAATGGTGGCCGTCATGGAGGGGCTGGATGCGGACGACGTAGCCGATATTCTCCAGCAACTGCCGGAGCGGGTGATGGCAGAGGTCCTCTCTGCCATGAGCGAAAGCGATCGCCAGCGGGTCGAGGGCGTGCTCGCCTACGATGAGGAGACCGCCGGCGGCCTGATGGATACGGATATCGTGTCCGTGCGCCCCAACCTGCACCTAGACGTCGTGCTCCGCTATCTGCGTCGCCACGAACAGCTACCGGAGTCCACCGACAATCTTTTTGTGGTCAACCGCAAAGACCGCTTTATCGGCCTGCTGCCGCTGACCAAGCTGCTCACTACCGACCCTTCGGTTACCGTGCGTGAAATCATGATTACCGATGTGGAGCCCATTCCCGCGGACATGCCGGACGACGAAGTAGCCCAGCTGTTTGCCAAGTACGACTGGATTACCGCACCGGTGGTGGACGAGGAAAAGCGGCTACTCGGCCGTATTACCATTGATGACGTGGTGGATGTGATTCGCGAGGACGCGGACCACTCCCTGATGAGCCTCGCCGGCCTGGACGAAGAGGAAGACACCTTCGCCCCGGTAAAACGCACGGCGCCGCGACGCGCCGTATGGCTGGGCATCAATCTCCTGACCGCCCTGCTCGCCTCATGGGTAATCAACCTGTTCCAGGACACCATCGACAAGGTAGTGGCACTGGCAGTATTGATGCCTATCGTGGCCAGTATGGGCGGCGTCGCCGGCAGCCAGACATTGACGGTCGTCATTCGCGGAATGGCGCTTGGCCAGGTGGGACGCAGCAACCTTAGCTGGCTGCTCTCCCGCGAACTGGGGTCCGGGGCGCTCAACGCCATTCTTTGGTCCACCGTCATGGGCGGCGTTGCCGCCTTGTGGTTTGGGGATACCCGCATCGCCCTCATTATCATTGCCGCCATGGTCATCAACCTGATCACGGCAGCCTTCGCCGGCGCCATCCTGCCGGTAGCCTTGCGCGCCATGCGCATCGACCCGGCCCTGGCTGGCGGCGTGGCACTGACCACGGTGACCGACGTGGTAGGCTTTATGTCATTTCTCGGCCTGGCAACCTGGTTCTTTGCCTGA
- a CDS encoding SelT/SelW/SelH family protein, producing MQKIVTIHYCVQCNWMLRATWMAQELLYTFAEDLEQVALKPGSGGVFEIKVGDELIWERKRDGGFPGPKELKQKVRDVLFPERDLGHVDK from the coding sequence ATGCAAAAAATCGTCACCATTCACTACTGCGTACAGTGCAACTGGATGCTGCGAGCCACCTGGATGGCTCAGGAACTGCTTTACACCTTCGCGGAGGACCTTGAGCAGGTCGCGCTCAAGCCCGGTAGCGGCGGCGTCTTCGAGATCAAGGTGGGGGATGAGCTGATCTGGGAGCGCAAGCGCGATGGCGGCTTCCCCGGTCCGAAAGAGCTCAAGCAGAAAGTGCGCGACGTACTATTCCCCGAGCGCGATCTGGGCCACGTCGACAAATAA
- the yjgA gene encoding ribosome biogenesis factor YjgA translates to MHNSDDFDEFEDDLPKSKTQLKEEMHQLQELGKQLTELNAAKLAEVPMDAGLTEAIETMHRIKSREARRRQLQYIGKLMRKADVEAIEAVLNKQKEHDHQHLRFDRMAEEWRERLLEQGKEAQSAFFDSFPGADHQQLRALIRESNKEIANKKPPTNQRKLFRYLRDFFMQEE, encoded by the coding sequence ATGCACAACTCCGACGATTTCGATGAATTTGAAGACGATCTGCCGAAGAGCAAAACCCAGCTCAAGGAAGAGATGCACCAGCTTCAGGAACTGGGTAAACAGTTGACCGAGCTGAATGCGGCCAAGCTGGCGGAAGTACCTATGGATGCTGGCCTGACCGAGGCAATCGAAACCATGCACCGTATCAAGTCCCGCGAGGCGCGAAGACGACAGTTACAGTACATCGGCAAGCTGATGCGCAAGGCAGATGTAGAGGCGATTGAAGCGGTACTGAACAAGCAAAAGGAGCATGACCACCAGCACCTTCGCTTTGACCGTATGGCGGAAGAGTGGCGCGAGCGTTTACTGGAACAGGGCAAGGAAGCGCAGAGTGCATTCTTCGATAGCTTCCCGGGAGCCGATCACCAGCAACTGCGCGCGCTGATCCGCGAATCCAACAAGGAAATTGCCAACAAGAAGCCGCCGACCAACCAGCGTAAACTGTTTCGGTATCTGCGGGACTTTTTCATGCAGGAAGAATAG
- the hpf gene encoding ribosome hibernation-promoting factor, HPF/YfiA family, giving the protein MQINISGHHVDVTPAIRDYCQTKLDKLSRHNDLITNTQVILSVDKLIQKAEARVHVNGNKDIFADSESEDMYAAIDSLTDKLDRQLLKHKEKLRSHR; this is encoded by the coding sequence ATGCAGATCAATATCAGTGGCCACCATGTAGACGTAACTCCGGCCATTCGCGATTACTGCCAGACCAAACTGGACAAGCTCTCCCGCCACAATGACCTGATCACCAATACCCAGGTCATCCTGTCCGTCGACAAACTTATCCAGAAGGCCGAGGCACGGGTTCACGTGAACGGAAACAAGGATATCTTTGCCGATTCGGAGTCAGAGGACATGTACGCAGCGATCGATTCGCTGACTGACAAACTCGACCGGCAACTGCTGAAACACAAAGAAAAGTTACGCAGTCACCGCTAG
- the rapZ gene encoding RNase adapter RapZ, whose product MRLVIISGRSGSGKSSALQLLEDVGFNCIDNLPASLLPELIRRVAEQPPQENTQLALGIDARNLWHDVRQAPKVINDLRESGIDCDVIYLDARSPVLVQRFSETRRKHPLSDSHTHLLEALNREKELLAPLASMADLVIDTSSLSLHQLRDQVKSRVVGKDSPGMAILFQSFGFKHGVPVDADLVFDLRCLPNPYWIPELRNKTGMDPEVAEFLRSHEETEEMQRDITRFLERWLPSYQQSNRSYTSVSIGCTGGRHRSVYMVEQLAKTFASQFENIQIRHREQQK is encoded by the coding sequence ATGCGACTGGTCATAATCAGCGGCCGCTCAGGCTCCGGTAAAAGCTCGGCCCTGCAACTGCTGGAAGATGTTGGCTTCAACTGTATCGACAACCTTCCCGCGAGCCTGCTGCCCGAGCTGATCCGGCGAGTCGCCGAACAGCCTCCCCAGGAAAACACCCAGCTCGCGCTCGGCATCGATGCCCGTAACCTCTGGCATGATGTTCGCCAGGCCCCCAAGGTCATCAACGACCTGCGCGAAAGTGGTATCGACTGCGATGTCATCTACCTGGATGCCCGCTCACCGGTTCTGGTACAGCGCTTCAGTGAAACCCGCCGCAAGCACCCCCTGAGCGACAGTCACACGCACCTGCTGGAAGCACTCAATCGCGAAAAGGAGCTCCTCGCCCCGCTGGCATCCATGGCCGACCTGGTCATCGACACCAGCAGCCTCAGCCTGCACCAGCTGCGCGACCAGGTGAAATCCCGCGTGGTGGGCAAGGATTCACCGGGCATGGCGATCCTGTTCCAGTCTTTTGGTTTCAAACACGGTGTTCCGGTCGATGCCGACCTGGTCTTCGATTTGCGCTGCCTTCCCAATCCCTACTGGATTCCGGAGCTGCGTAACAAGACGGGAATGGATCCCGAGGTCGCCGAGTTCCTGCGCTCTCACGAGGAGACCGAAGAAATGCAGCGGGACATCACCCGCTTCCTTGAGCGCTGGCTGCCCTCCTATCAGCAGAGCAACCGCAGCTACACCTCTGTGTCCATTGGTTGCACCGGTGGCCGCCACCGCTCGGTGTATATGGTTGAACAGCTCGCAAAGACCTTCGCCAGCCAGTTCGAAAATATCCAGATTCGTCACCGCGAGCAGCAGAAGTAA
- a CDS encoding lipase family alpha/beta hydrolase: protein MLQMRSALESAGFTAHCINLKANSGWHGMEHLALQLRDRVEEVTVARETCALVGFSMGGIVARYYLQRLGGAERVHKFIALSSPHFGSFWAHFLPYKGGRQLRIGSEFLSSLNRDTSVLESAAPVSIWTPYDATILPQSSSRLPLGKTYQIPVSLHRWVPQNRAVIEIVVAELAEVLKDDP, encoded by the coding sequence ATGCTGCAGATGAGGAGTGCCCTTGAGAGCGCGGGCTTTACTGCGCACTGCATCAACCTGAAAGCCAACAGCGGCTGGCATGGGATGGAGCATCTGGCCTTACAGCTGCGCGATCGGGTGGAGGAGGTTACTGTAGCGCGAGAGACCTGTGCCCTGGTAGGTTTCAGTATGGGTGGAATAGTGGCGCGCTACTACCTGCAGAGGCTGGGCGGTGCAGAGAGGGTGCACAAGTTTATTGCCCTCTCCAGCCCCCATTTTGGCAGCTTTTGGGCCCACTTTCTGCCTTACAAGGGCGGCAGGCAGTTGCGAATTGGCAGTGAATTTCTCAGCAGCCTGAACCGGGATACGTCGGTTCTGGAAAGCGCCGCTCCGGTATCCATCTGGACCCCTTACGACGCCACCATCCTGCCGCAATCCAGCTCCCGCCTGCCGCTGGGAAAAACCTACCAGATACCGGTCAGCCTGCACCGCTGGGTGCCGCAGAATCGTGCAGTCATTGAAATCGTGGTTGCCGAACTGGCCGAGGTGCTGAAGGACGATCCTTGA
- a CDS encoding efflux RND transporter permease subunit: protein MLLGLKTWYEKLVLGHPKMVLALVALLTLAAAAGLPRFKLDASADSLTLEADDSLDFFREVSERYNSGDFLVVTYRYKDGDLFSDDSLATLRRLQDELAMVDGVAGVQSILNVPLLYSPKLSISDVADGIRTLSSPGVDKDLARKEFLESPIYKELILSPDGETSAMMLNLELDKEGLDLVRERDALRRQRNEGELSEAESQRLEVVSEEYLQHRTAQEAAARERVQEVRAILSQYDDNAELFLGGLTMITSDMISFIESDLVVFGAGILAFIVITLLIIFRQPRWVLLPLITCVTTAVMMLGFLSWLDWRLTVISANFVALLLIITLAITIHLAVRYREYFSEYPEWDRFQLASATVAFMAKPCLYTGLTTMVAFISLVVSGIRPVIDFGWMMTIGVTMALVLSFLIIPASLMLLKKRDAGQGRDKSHAFTQVFSRFAENHKALVLGVAVLAAVISAVGISRLKVENRFIDYFDDSTEIHQGMLVIDQRLGGTINLDVVLSKPEQAEPAFEGEEDPFAADFGSDETGMDETDPFAAEDPFASDDPFASGGDSEAPDAYWFTVAGLNQIEQLHDFLDAQPEIGKVQSLATLYKVAQDLNGGGLNDFELAVARQSLPEEINQVLVNPYWSPGQQEARITMRVMETDPDLSRDELIQRIYAYAENEMGIAPDNIRQTGMLVLYNNMLQSLFKSQILTLGAVFAGILLMFLVLFRSLWLAVIALVPNMLAACVVLGGMGLANIPLDMMTITIAAITVGIGVDHAIHYLYRFREEFAKDGDYVATMHRSHATIGRAMFYTAITIIAGFSILALSKFVPSIYFGLLTALAMTAALLGSLTLLPLLLVLIKPLPKPAENVPPGKSIPAAEACTS, encoded by the coding sequence ATGTTGTTGGGCTTGAAGACCTGGTACGAAAAGCTGGTGCTCGGACACCCGAAAATGGTGTTGGCGCTGGTGGCATTGCTCACTCTAGCCGCTGCTGCGGGGCTGCCGCGTTTCAAACTGGATGCATCTGCGGATTCCCTGACCCTGGAGGCTGACGACTCGCTGGACTTTTTCCGCGAGGTTTCCGAGCGTTATAACTCCGGTGACTTCCTGGTGGTCACCTACCGCTACAAGGATGGCGACCTGTTCAGCGATGACTCTCTTGCGACCCTGCGTCGCCTGCAGGATGAGCTCGCCATGGTGGACGGTGTTGCCGGGGTGCAGTCGATTCTGAATGTGCCGCTGCTCTACAGCCCGAAACTTTCCATCTCCGACGTGGCGGACGGCATCCGCACGCTTTCGTCGCCGGGTGTCGACAAGGACCTTGCTCGCAAGGAGTTTCTGGAAAGCCCGATTTATAAAGAGTTGATCCTGAGCCCGGACGGCGAGACCTCCGCCATGATGCTCAACCTCGAGCTCGACAAGGAGGGTCTTGACCTGGTGCGCGAGCGGGATGCCCTGCGTCGGCAGCGTAATGAAGGGGAGCTGAGCGAGGCCGAGTCCCAGCGGCTGGAAGTCGTGAGTGAAGAGTACCTGCAGCATCGAACCGCTCAGGAGGCTGCGGCGCGGGAACGCGTGCAAGAAGTCCGTGCAATCCTCTCCCAGTACGATGACAACGCCGAGCTGTTCCTGGGTGGTCTCACAATGATCACTTCGGATATGATTTCGTTTATCGAAAGTGACCTGGTGGTGTTCGGCGCGGGTATCCTGGCATTCATCGTCATCACCCTGTTGATCATTTTCCGCCAGCCGCGCTGGGTGCTGTTGCCGCTGATTACCTGCGTGACCACCGCGGTGATGATGCTTGGTTTTCTTTCCTGGCTCGACTGGCGCTTGACGGTCATCTCCGCAAACTTTGTTGCACTGCTGCTGATCATTACCCTCGCGATTACCATTCACCTGGCCGTGCGCTATCGGGAGTATTTTTCCGAGTACCCGGAGTGGGATCGTTTTCAGCTGGCTTCCGCCACCGTGGCGTTTATGGCCAAGCCCTGCCTGTACACCGGGCTGACCACCATGGTCGCGTTCATTTCTCTGGTGGTGAGCGGTATTCGCCCGGTGATCGACTTCGGCTGGATGATGACCATAGGCGTAACAATGGCACTGGTGTTGTCGTTCCTGATTATTCCCGCGAGCCTGATGCTGTTGAAGAAGCGCGATGCAGGTCAGGGTAGGGACAAGTCCCATGCATTTACCCAGGTGTTTTCCCGGTTTGCAGAAAACCATAAGGCCCTCGTCCTCGGCGTGGCGGTGCTTGCGGCAGTCATCAGTGCAGTGGGTATCAGTCGCCTCAAGGTGGAAAACCGGTTTATCGATTATTTCGACGATTCCACCGAGATTCACCAGGGCATGCTGGTAATCGATCAGCGCCTCGGCGGCACTATCAACCTGGATGTCGTCCTGAGTAAGCCGGAGCAGGCGGAGCCGGCATTCGAAGGTGAGGAAGATCCGTTTGCGGCGGACTTTGGCAGCGACGAAACGGGAATGGACGAGACCGACCCGTTTGCCGCAGAGGACCCCTTCGCGTCCGATGATCCCTTCGCCAGCGGCGGTGACAGTGAGGCGCCGGATGCCTACTGGTTTACCGTAGCCGGGTTGAATCAGATCGAGCAGTTACACGATTTTCTGGATGCCCAGCCGGAAATCGGCAAAGTTCAATCCCTCGCCACCCTGTACAAGGTGGCGCAGGACCTGAACGGTGGTGGCCTGAATGATTTCGAGCTGGCGGTGGCACGCCAGAGCCTGCCGGAGGAGATCAATCAGGTACTGGTGAATCCGTACTGGTCTCCCGGGCAGCAGGAGGCACGGATCACGATGCGCGTGATGGAAACCGATCCCGACCTGAGCCGGGATGAACTTATTCAGCGCATCTATGCCTATGCGGAAAATGAAATGGGTATCGCGCCTGACAACATCCGCCAGACCGGGATGCTGGTGCTGTACAACAACATGCTGCAGAGCCTGTTCAAATCCCAGATCCTCACACTGGGTGCGGTTTTTGCCGGTATCCTGCTGATGTTTCTGGTGCTGTTCCGCTCGCTGTGGCTGGCGGTGATCGCGCTGGTGCCGAATATGCTGGCAGCGTGTGTGGTGTTGGGGGGTATGGGACTGGCCAATATTCCACTGGATATGATGACCATTACCATTGCGGCGATTACCGTGGGGATTGGTGTGGATCACGCCATCCACTACCTGTATCGCTTCCGCGAGGAGTTTGCCAAAGATGGTGATTATGTGGCGACCATGCATCGCAGCCATGCAACCATCGGGCGGGCGATGTTCTATACCGCCATCACCATCATCGCGGGCTTCTCCATTCTGGCTCTGTCCAAGTTCGTGCCGTCGATCTATTTTGGATTGCTGACTGCACTGGCCATGACTGCGGCGTTGCTGGGGTCGCTGACTCTTCTGCCGCTGTTACTGGTACTGATAAAGCCGCTGCCAAAACCGGCGGAGAATGTGCCGCCGGGAAAGTCGATACCAGCTGCTGAGGCTTGCACCAGCTGA